AGGATCGCTTCGCGGGTGCTCTTGCCCTGCTGTTCGAGGATGCGCGCGAACTCGACGATCAGGATGCCGTTCTTCGCTGCCAGACCAATCGTGGTCAACAGGCCGACCTGGAAGTACACGTCGTTGTTGAGGCCACGCAGGTTCATCATCAGCACGGCACCGAACACGCCCACCGGCACCGCCAGCATCACCGCGAACGGCACCGCCCAGCTTTCATACAGCGCGGCCAGGCACAGGAACACGAACAGCAGCGAGATGGCATACAGCATCGGCGCCTGATTGCCCGACAGCTGTTCCTGGTAGGCCATGTCCGACCAGGCATGGCTGAAGCCTTCCGGCAGTGTGTCGGCCAGGCGCGCGATCTCGGCCATCGCTTCACCGGAGCTGACGCCCGGCGCCGGCTGGCCGGTGATTTCCATCGCCGATACGCCGTTGTAGCGCTGCAGTGCGGCCGGCGCGCTGGTCCAGTGGGCGCTGACCAGCGACGACAGCGGCACCATCTGCCCGGCCTGGTTGCGCACGCTCCAGCGCTCGATGTCCTGCGGCTGCATGCGCGCTTCGGCCGTGCCCTGGATGAACACCTTCTTGATGCGGCCCTTGTAGATGAAGTTGTTGACGAAGTCGCCGCCCAACGCCGCGTTCAAGGTGTCATTGATGTCCTGCGGATTCACGCCCATGGCCTGTGCCTTGGCGTCGTCCACCTTCACCGCGTACACCGGCGCGTCTTCCAGGCTGGCATAACGCACGTTGACCAGCTTCGGATCCTTGGCGGCGTCCCGCAGCAGGGTATTGCGCGCGGCCACAGCGGCGGCATGGCCGGCACCGCCTTCGTCCTGCAGTTCCAGGGTGAATCCACCCGCATCGCCCAGGCCGAGGATGGCCGGTGGCGAGGTGATGAACACCTGCGCATCGGGCACGCTGGCCATGGCGGCGGTCAGCCGCGCGGCGATGGTATCGGCGTCGTCCTTGCGGTCATCCCAGTCCTTGAGCCGGATGAAGGCCTGGCCGACGTTCTGGCCGCTGCCGGTGACACTGAAACCGGCGGTGGCCTGGATCGACAGCACGCTGTCGTCCTTCACTGCGGCGGCACTGAGGCGATCCATCACCGCACGGGTCTGCTCCAGGGTGGAGCCGGCTGGCAGCTTCACCAGCGCGTTGAGCATGCCCTGGTCCTCATCGGGCAGGAATGCACCCGGCAGGTGCCACAGCAGCAGGCCGGTGGCCACGCTCAGCACCAGGTAGAACAGTACCCCCAGCGTGCGCCGGCCAAGGAAACCATCCACGCGATGGCGCAGGCCGTTGGAAGTGCGCTCGAAGCGGTGGTTGAACCAGATGAAGAACTTGCCCAGCAGGCTCGGCTCGCCAGCGTGGTCGCCATGCGGATGGCCGCCCTTGGGAATCTGATGCAGGATGCTGCCGCACAGCGCCGGGGTGATGGTCATCGCCACCAGCACCGACAGGATCATCGCAGCAGCGATCGTCACCGAGAACTGGCGATAGATCACGCCGGTGACACCGCTGAAGAACGCCATCGGCAGGAACACCGCGGTCAGCACCAGCACGATGCCGACCAGCGCACCGGTGATCTGGCCCATCGCCTTCAGCGTGGCCGGCTTCGGTGCCAGCCCTTCGAAGGTCATCACCCGCTCCACGTTCTCCACCACGACGATGGCATCGTCCACCAGCAGGCCGATGGCCAGCACCAGCGCGAACATGGTCAGCGTGTTGATCGAGTACCCGAACGCGGCCAGCACGCCGAACGTGCCCAGCAGCACCACCGGCACCGCGATGGTCGGGATCAACGTGGCCCGCCAGTTCTGCAGGAACAGGTACATCACCAGCACGACCAGCGCGATCGCCTCGATCAGGGTGATCACCACTTCCTTCAGCGAGATGGTCACGAACGGCGTGGTGGTGAATGCCACATGGGCGGTGTAGCCATGAGGCCAGTACTTCTGCAGCTGCTGAAGCCGTGCATCGATGGTCTTGGAGACGGCGATCGCGTTCGCACCGGCATTGAGTTCAATGCCCAGCGAGGCCGACGGCTTGCCGTTGAAGGTGCTGATGCTGTCGTAGCTCTCCGGCCCCAGGCCGATCGTCGCCACGTCGCCCAGGTGCACCACGCTGCCGTTGGCATCGGCCTTGAGCACCACCTGCGCGAACTGCTCGGGCGTGTGCAGGCGGCTGCGCGCGGTCACGGTTGCGTCCAGCTGCTGGCCCTTCAGCGCCGGCTGGCCACCCAGCTCACCGGCCGACACGTCGGTGTTCTGCGCCTGCAGTGCGGTCTCGATGTCCGACGGCATCAGTGCGTACTGGCGCATCTTTTCCGGATCCAGCCAGATGCGCATGGCGTATTCCTGGCCGATCGGCTGGATGTTGCCGACGCCGCTGACACGGCTGATCTGATCGTCGATGCGCGCTTCCATGAAGTTGGCGACATCGAAGTTGTCCATGCTGCCGTCTTCGCTGGTGAACGACAGCACCTCGAAGATCGAACCACTGGACTTGGTGATGGTCAGGCCGTTCTGCTGTACCGCCTGCGGCAGTGTGGCCATGGCGGCCTGCAGCTGGTTCTGCACCTGTACCTGCGCGGTATCCGGGTTGGTGCCGGTGGCGAACACCAGGTTGACCTGTGCCGAACCATCGGAAGCGCTGGTGGAGGTCATGTACATCAGGTGGTCCAGGCTCTGCTGGGACTGCTCGATGACCTGGGTGACCGCGTTTTCCACGGTCTGCGACGAGGCGCCGGTGTAGGTGGCGCGGATGGTGATGGTGGGCGGGGCAATCTGCGGGTAGCGGTCCACCGGCAGGATCAGGATCGCGAGCAGGCCGAGCAGGCTGACCGCGATGGCGATCACCCAGGCAAAGATCGGCCGGTCGATGAAGAAACGAACCATGCGCGGCAGGCCTCAGTGCGACTTTTCGTCGGTGTTGCCGTTCGGGTCGATCGCCGGCATTGCTGCCAGCTGTGCGGTGGTGGCCGCCACCGCCTTCACCTGCTGGCCGAGCGAAACCCCACTGCCGTTGCTGACGATCACCCGCTCGCCGGCCTTCAGCCCCTGCGTGATCTGCCACTGGTTGCCCACCACCTGGCCGGTGCTGACCCGCCGCTCGACCACGCGATCCTTTGCGTCGAGCAGGCGCAGCAGCGGCTCGCCACGTTCATTGCGCAGCACCGCCTTCTGTGGCACCAGCAGGGCACGCGCGTCGGTGGCCATCGGCAGCACTGCCTTCAGGTACATGCCCGGCAGCAGCAGGCCGTCCGGGTTCGGAATGACCGCGCGCAGCACCACGTTGCCGGTGCCCGGATCGACCGCGCTGCCGACGAACTCCAGGGTGCCTTCATGGGCATAGGTGCTGCCGTCCTCCAGCAGCACCTTCACCTGCGCCTTGCCGTCGATGGCCTTCACCAGGCCGGCATCGAGCTGCTTGCGCAGCGCCAGCATCTGCGTGCTGGACTGGGTGACATCCAGATAGACCGGGTCCAACCGTTGAATGGTCGCCAGCGCGGCATCCTGGCCGGCGGCGACCAGCGCGCCGGCGGTGACGCTGGAGGTACCGATGCGGCCCTCGATCGGTGCGGTCACCCGGGTGTAGTCGAGGTTGATGCGGGCGGCCTGCAATGCGGCGCGAGCGGCGATCACATTGGCCTGGGCCTGCTTCAGTGCCGAGGTGGCATCGTCGGCGTCCTGCTTGCTGGCCGCATCCATGCCCAGCAGCGTGCGGGTGCGCTCGGCCTTCGGCTGCGCCGACAGCACGGTGGCCTCGGCCTGCGCCAGCTGGCCACGCGCGGTATCGAAGGCGGCCTGGTACGGCGCCGGATCGACCTGGTACAGCAACTGGCCGGCCTTGACCTGCTGGCCTTCGGTGAACAACCGCTGGCGGATCAGCCCACCGATCTGCGGCCGCACCTCGGACACCTCGAACGGCACCGCCCGACCAGGCAGGGTCTGCTGCAGTGCCAGCGCCTGCGCACTGGCAGTGATGACGCCCACTTCGGGGGTGGCCGGGGCTTCGGTCCTGCCCGCCGAGCAGGCCGCCAGGGCCAGCAGCAGGGGCAGCAACAGCGGACGGGGGGAGCAGGACAGCGGACGCAGGAGTGACATGGGGGGCGTGGGGGCCTTTCGTTGACCCGTGCACGCTGCCGTGGAACTGTGCAGAGAATATGGAGATTGTGCGACCGGCTCAGCTGGCGCTTGCTTTCGGCGCCGCATGCGCCGCTAATGGCCCCCGCGATGGCGAAGATTCGACTCAAATTCGGCCTGACCGCGAAGACCTTCCTCGCGATCTTCACCGCCTGCCTGCTGGTGCTGGCAGTGAACGGCATTGCCAGCCGCGTGGCGTTCCAGACCGGCTTCCTGGACTACCTCAACGATCAGGGCGATCTGCGCATGCAGCGCCTGATGCCACACCTGCAGCGCGAGTACAGCGCGCACGGCGGCTGGGAGCATCTGCGCGGTGACAGCGACCGCTGGGCGCGACTGCTGCGCCCGGATCTGGCCCATGGGCACGAAGGACCGGTACCACCGCTGTCCGACCAGACCGGCGTTCCTTCCCGGCTGGGCCTGTTCGATGCGCAGCATCGATTCGTGGCCGGCAACCCCGATGCCACCAGCGATGACGAGCCGCATCCGGTACAGCTGGATGGGCGCACCGTCGGCTGGCTGGGCATGGTGCCGTTCCAGACCGTCATCGCCACCAACGACCTGAATTTCTACAACACCCAGATGCGCGCATGGTGGGTGATCGGCATCTCGCTGCTGCTGGTGACGGTGTTGCTGGCCTGGCTGGTGTCACGCGCGCTGCGCCAGCGCCTGGCCAAGCTGGCCGCGGCCACCCACCGGCTCGCTGCCGGCGACTACGCCACCCGCATCGAGCGCACCAGCGATGACGAGCTGGATGCACTGGTCAACGACTTCAACCGGATGGCGCAGGCGCTTGATGACACCGAGCGCAACCGCCGCGCCTTCATCGCCGACATCTCGCACGAACTGCGCACGCCGCTGGCGGTGGTGCGCGCCGAGCTGGAGGCGATCGAGGACGGCATCCGCCCGCTGGACCGCGCCAACCTCGGTGCGCTGCAGAGCGAGATCCGCCAGCTGGGCAAGCTGGTCGACGACCTGCACGATCTGTCGATGACCCAGTCCGGTGGCTTGGCCTACCGCTTCGCCCCGCTGGACCTGGTAGCGCTGCTACGCAGCGAGCTCAATGGCATGCGCGTGCGCTTCAACACTGCGGGGCTGGCACTGGAAGAAGACCTGCCCGCCACACCGCTGCAGGTATCCGGTGACGAGCGACGCCTGCAGCAGGTCCTGGCCAACCTGCTGGAAAATGCGCTGCGCTATACCCATGCCGGCGGCCACGTACGTGTGCAGGCCGCGCGCGTACCGGCCGGCGTGCAGCTGATCGTGGAAGACACCGCGCCGGGCGTTCCGGCCGACAAGTGCGCACTGCTGTTCGAGCGCTTCTACCGGGTGGAGAGCTCGCGCAACCGGGCCAGCGGCGGCAGCGGGCTGGGCCTGGCCATCAGCCACAACATCATCCTCGCCCACCGCGGCCACATCCATGCCGAGCCCTCGCCGCTGGGCGGGCTGCGCGTGGTCATCACCCTGCCGGAGTCTGCATGAGCGCGTCCCCCGCCACGTCCGCGAAGATCCTGATCGTCGAGGACGAGCCACGCCTGGCGTCGGTCCTGCGTGACTACCTGGCCGCCGCCGGCATGACCAGCGAATGGGTGGACGATGGCGGCCAGGTGATCGACGCGTTCGCGCGCTACCAGCCCGACCTGGTGCTGCTGGACCTGATGCTGCCGCAGCGCGACGGCGTGGACCTGTGCCGCGAACTGCGCGCCGGCAGCGACGTACCGGTGATCATGGTCACCGCACGAGTGGAAGAGATCGACCGCCTGCTGGGCCTGGACATCGGTGCCGACGACTACATCTGCAAGCCGTTCAGCCCGCGCGAAGTGGTCGCGCGGGTGCTGGCGGTACTGCGCCGCTACCGCCCGGACCCCGCTGCACGCGCCAACAGCGGGCTGCACATCGACGAACCGGCGGCACGCGCCACCTGGAACGGCAAGGGCCTGGACCTGACGCCGGTGGAGTACCGCCTGCTGCGCACCCTGCTGGCCACGCCAGGCCGGATCTGGGCGCGCGATGAGCTGCTCGACCGCCTCTATCTGGACCATCGCGTGGTGGTCGACCGTACCGTCGACAGCCACGTGCGCAACCTGCGCCGCAAGCTGGCCGACGCCGGCATGGAAGGCGAGCCGATCCGTTCGGTATACGGGATGGGCTACAGCTACGAACCGTAGCGGGCCGTGCCGGCCGCTGGCCGGCACGACCCGTGCGCACCTGCGTTACAGTCGAGCACGCTCGACATTACGAACACAACTGCATGGACGACATCCACCCGATCGCGCCGGACAAGCGCGCCGCCATTCTTTCCAGCCTCGCCGACATCGAACAGCGCCACGATGTGCGTGTGCTGCTGGCCTGCGAATCCGGCAGCCGTGGCTGGGGCTTCTCTTCGCCGGACAGCGACTACGATGCACGCTTCATCTACGTGCATCGCCAGCCGTGGTATCTCAGCGTCAACGAGAGCACCGGCCCGGGCGATGCCCAGCGCGATGTGATCGAGCTGCCGATCGACGATGAGCTCGATGTCAGCGGCTGGGACCTGCGCAAGGCATTGCGCCTGGTTTCAAAATCCAATCCGACACTGATCGAGTGGCTGCGCTCGCCGATCGTGTACCGGCAGGAGGACGCTGCGGTGGCGCAGCTGTGGGAAGCGGCGAAGGGGTTCTATTCGCCGCTGGGCAGCTGGTGGCACTACATGAGCATGGCCAGGACCACGCACAGCCGCCATCTGGGTGAGCCCACCATCAGCACCAAGAAGTACCTGTATGTGCTGCGCGCCCTGCTTGCCTGCCAGTGGATCGAGAGCGAGCCCACGCCGCCGCCGATGGCCTTCGAGGATCTGCTGGACCGGTTGTTGCCGGACGGCCCGGTGCGCCACGCCATCGACGCATTGCTGGTGGTCAAGCGCGCCAGCGCCGAGGTCAGCGCCCGCCCGCGCATCGCGCTCATCAGCGAGTACATCGACCATGCGATGGCTGTTCGCGCAGCGCAGGCTCCGCAGCTCCCGGCCGGACAGGGCGACAGCGCCTGGCTGGACGTGCTGTTCCGGCGGATGCTGGCCGAGCACGCACCGGCATGAAGAGCCGCAGCTGCGCCTGGTAGTGCCGGCCGCTGGCCGGCAACCGCAGAAATCCAGATGCGCCCATGAGGTTGCCGGCCAGCGGCCGGCACTACCACGCGGCGTGGGGACCACGCGCGTATCATCGCGGTGAACGCCCTGATTTCCGGAGACACCGATGAACCCGCTGCGCCCCTTCCGCGACAAGATGCCCGTCCTCGGCGAGCGCGTGTACATCGATCCGGCCTGCACCGTGATCGGTGACGTGGAACTGGCCGAGGACGTGTCGGTGTGGCCGGGCACGATCATCCGCGGCGACGTCAACTACGTGCGCATCGGTGCGCGTACCAATGTGCAGGACGGCACCATCATCCACGTCAGCCACCACAGCCCGTACAACAAGGCCGGCTACCCGACCCTGATCGGCGAAGGCGTGACGGTCGGTCACGGCTGCATCATCCACGCCTGCACCATCGGTGATTACAGCCTGATCGGCATGGGCGCCTGCATCCTCGATGGCGCCCGTGTGGAACGCCATGGCTTCGTCGGTGCCGGTGCGGTGGTCGGCCCGGGCAAGGTGGTCGGCGAAGGCGAGCTGTGGGTGGGCAACCCGGCGCGCCCGGCGCGCACGTTGAGCGACAAGGAGATCGAGTCGCTGCACTACTCGGCCGACCACTACGTGCGGCTGAAGGACGAATACCTGGGCTGAACGGCCAACGCCGCCATGCGGCTCTGCTAAAGTCTGGGCCCGACCAGGACCTGTCGAGACCCCCATGCCTGTGGCTGCCTGCCGGAGAGGACTCCGCCGCCCACAACGAAGGCCATCGCACTGATGGCCGCACCGATGCTCGATACCTACCGCGAGGTGGTGACGCCGGAGGGTGTGCCGCTGCAGTTGCCGGCGGCCGGCCCGGTGCCACGGGCGATGGCCTGGCTGGTGGATCTGGGCGTGCGCATCGCGGTGCTGGTGATGATGTCGATCCCGCTGGCATTGCTGGACAAGTTCGGCTCCGGCCTCTACCTGGTGCTGATGTTCCTGGTCTACTGGGCCTACCCGATCGTCTGCGAGGCATTGTGGGGCCGTACCCTGGGCAAGCGCGCACTGGGCCTGCGCGTACTGTCGCGCGATGGCGCACCGGTGGGCTGGATGGCGTCGATCACCCGCAACCTGCTGCGCACCGTGGACATGCTGCCGTTCGGCTATGCATTGGGCCTGATCAGCAGTCTGTTCGACCCGCATGGCCGCCGCCTGGGTGACCTGGTGGCTGGCACCGTGGTGGTGCACGCGCCTGCGCTGTACCTGCCGCCTCCGTCCACCATCGACAGCGTGCTGGCCCCGCCGCAACCGCTGCGGCCGGAAGAACAGGCGGCGCTGATGGCCTTCGCCGAGCGCGCGCCGCGCTTGTCGGCGGCGCGCCAGCAGGAACTGGCCGGCATTGCCGAACCGCTGACCGGCACCCACGGCCAGATCGGCGTGCTGCGCCTGTATGCCATGGCCAACTGGCTGCTGGGGCGACGATGAAGCAGGAGCAGTTCGTCGCCCGCTACCAGCAGGAATGGCAGGACCTGGAACACTGGCTGCTGCTGCGCGCCGGTGCTTCACGCCGCACGCGGCGCAAGGCCAGCGCGCTGGCGCTGGACGATACCGCCTTCCCGCAGCGCTACCGGCGCCTGTGCCAGCAACTGGCGCTGGCCCGCGAGCGCGGCTACAGCCCGCAGCTGGTTCAGCGCCTGCAGCAGTTGATGCAGCAGGGCCACAGCGTGCTGTACCGCACGCCGCCGACGCGCTGGCGCGGTGCACTGGAATTCCTGGTGGCCGACTTCCCGCTGCTGGTGCGCAGCCAGGCGCGCAGCATGTGGGTGGCGCTGGCGATGTTCGCGCTGCCGGCGGTGGCCTGCTTCGTGCTGGTGCAGGTCTTCCCGGACCTGATCCACATGGTGATGGACAACCGCCAGATCGCCGAGATGGAGCGCATGTACGATCCGGCCGCCGAGCGCCTCGGGCGCGACAGCGGCACCGATTGGATGATGTTCGGCCACTACGTCATGAACAACATCAGCATCGCCCTGCGTACCTTCGCCAGCGGCCTGCTGGCCGGCCTGGGCACGCTGCTGGTACTGCTGTTCAACGGCGTGACCATCGGTGCGGTGGCCGGCCACCTGCAGCACATCGGCCACGGTAGCCCGTTCTGGCGCTTCGTGGTCGGCCATGGCGCCTTCGAGTTGACCGCGATCGTGATCGCCGGCGGTGCCGGCCTGCAGCTGGGCATGAAACTACTGGCACCCGGCCGGCGCAGCCGCCTGGATGCGCTGGTCGAGGGCGGCCGCATCGGTGCCCGCCTGTGCCTGGGCGTGGCGTTCATGCTGCTGGTGGCCGCCTTCATCGAGGCCTTCTGGTCGTCGATTGCCGAAGTGCCGGCGTGGGGCAAGTTCAGCGTGGCCGGCGTGCTGTGGGCCGGTGTGCTGCTGTGGCTGTGGCGCGGCGGACGCAGAGGCGGCAATGCGAATTGACCGCCTGGACGTGGTGCTGCGCGCACGCAGTGGCTGGGAAGCGATGGAGCTGGGCAGCGCCCTGTCGCGCCGCCACGCACGTGCGGTATGGGGCAGCTGGCTGCTGGCCAGCGCACCGCTGTTCGTGATCTTCAACGCGCTGGGCTGGTGGCTGGATGCGTTCGGCTGGGCCTGGCTGGCGATGTGGTGGTGCAAGCCGCTGTTCGA
The sequence above is a segment of the Stenotrophomonas maltophilia genome. Coding sequences within it:
- the smeB gene encoding multidrug efflux RND transporter permease subunit SmeB encodes the protein MVRFFIDRPIFAWVIAIAVSLLGLLAILILPVDRYPQIAPPTITIRATYTGASSQTVENAVTQVIEQSQQSLDHLMYMTSTSASDGSAQVNLVFATGTNPDTAQVQVQNQLQAAMATLPQAVQQNGLTITKSSGSIFEVLSFTSEDGSMDNFDVANFMEARIDDQISRVSGVGNIQPIGQEYAMRIWLDPEKMRQYALMPSDIETALQAQNTDVSAGELGGQPALKGQQLDATVTARSRLHTPEQFAQVVLKADANGSVVHLGDVATIGLGPESYDSISTFNGKPSASLGIELNAGANAIAVSKTIDARLQQLQKYWPHGYTAHVAFTTTPFVTISLKEVVITLIEAIALVVLVMYLFLQNWRATLIPTIAVPVVLLGTFGVLAAFGYSINTLTMFALVLAIGLLVDDAIVVVENVERVMTFEGLAPKPATLKAMGQITGALVGIVLVLTAVFLPMAFFSGVTGVIYRQFSVTIAAAMILSVLVAMTITPALCGSILHQIPKGGHPHGDHAGEPSLLGKFFIWFNHRFERTSNGLRHRVDGFLGRRTLGVLFYLVLSVATGLLLWHLPGAFLPDEDQGMLNALVKLPAGSTLEQTRAVMDRLSAAAVKDDSVLSIQATAGFSVTGSGQNVGQAFIRLKDWDDRKDDADTIAARLTAAMASVPDAQVFITSPPAILGLGDAGGFTLELQDEGGAGHAAAVAARNTLLRDAAKDPKLVNVRYASLEDAPVYAVKVDDAKAQAMGVNPQDINDTLNAALGGDFVNNFIYKGRIKKVFIQGTAEARMQPQDIERWSVRNQAGQMVPLSSLVSAHWTSAPAALQRYNGVSAMEITGQPAPGVSSGEAMAEIARLADTLPEGFSHAWSDMAYQEQLSGNQAPMLYAISLLFVFLCLAALYESWAVPFAVMLAVPVGVFGAVLMMNLRGLNNDVYFQVGLLTTIGLAAKNGILIVEFARILEQQGKSTREAILQAVYLRLRPIVMTSLAFLMGVLPLVFATGAGSAARRSLGTGVAGGTVASMVLGMFFVPLFYLLVRRMFPGRAPAEATAPEASP
- the smeA gene encoding multidrug efflux RND transporter periplasmic adaptor subunit SmeA, coding for MSLLRPLSCSPRPLLLPLLLALAACSAGRTEAPATPEVGVITASAQALALQQTLPGRAVPFEVSEVRPQIGGLIRQRLFTEGQQVKAGQLLYQVDPAPYQAAFDTARGQLAQAEATVLSAQPKAERTRTLLGMDAASKQDADDATSALKQAQANVIAARAALQAARINLDYTRVTAPIEGRIGTSSVTAGALVAAGQDAALATIQRLDPVYLDVTQSSTQMLALRKQLDAGLVKAIDGKAQVKVLLEDGSTYAHEGTLEFVGSAVDPGTGNVVLRAVIPNPDGLLLPGMYLKAVLPMATDARALLVPQKAVLRNERGEPLLRLLDAKDRVVERRVSTGQVVGNQWQITQGLKAGERVIVSNGSGVSLGQQVKAVAATTAQLAAMPAIDPNGNTDEKSH
- the baeS gene encoding sensor histidine kinase efflux regulator BaeS, which codes for MAPAMAKIRLKFGLTAKTFLAIFTACLLVLAVNGIASRVAFQTGFLDYLNDQGDLRMQRLMPHLQREYSAHGGWEHLRGDSDRWARLLRPDLAHGHEGPVPPLSDQTGVPSRLGLFDAQHRFVAGNPDATSDDEPHPVQLDGRTVGWLGMVPFQTVIATNDLNFYNTQMRAWWVIGISLLLVTVLLAWLVSRALRQRLAKLAAATHRLAAGDYATRIERTSDDELDALVNDFNRMAQALDDTERNRRAFIADISHELRTPLAVVRAELEAIEDGIRPLDRANLGALQSEIRQLGKLVDDLHDLSMTQSGGLAYRFAPLDLVALLRSELNGMRVRFNTAGLALEEDLPATPLQVSGDERRLQQVLANLLENALRYTHAGGHVRVQAARVPAGVQLIVEDTAPGVPADKCALLFERFYRVESSRNRASGGSGLGLAISHNIILAHRGHIHAEPSPLGGLRVVITLPESA
- a CDS encoding response regulator, which gives rise to MSASPATSAKILIVEDEPRLASVLRDYLAAAGMTSEWVDDGGQVIDAFARYQPDLVLLDLMLPQRDGVDLCRELRAGSDVPVIMVTARVEEIDRLLGLDIGADDYICKPFSPREVVARVLAVLRRYRPDPAARANSGLHIDEPAARATWNGKGLDLTPVEYRLLRTLLATPGRIWARDELLDRLYLDHRVVVDRTVDSHVRNLRRKLADAGMEGEPIRSVYGMGYSYEP
- a CDS encoding nucleotidyltransferase domain-containing protein, translated to MDDIHPIAPDKRAAILSSLADIEQRHDVRVLLACESGSRGWGFSSPDSDYDARFIYVHRQPWYLSVNESTGPGDAQRDVIELPIDDELDVSGWDLRKALRLVSKSNPTLIEWLRSPIVYRQEDAAVAQLWEAAKGFYSPLGSWWHYMSMARTTHSRHLGEPTISTKKYLYVLRALLACQWIESEPTPPPMAFEDLLDRLLPDGPVRHAIDALLVVKRASAEVSARPRIALISEYIDHAMAVRAAQAPQLPAGQGDSAWLDVLFRRMLAEHAPA
- a CDS encoding gamma carbonic anhydrase family protein, with translation MNPLRPFRDKMPVLGERVYIDPACTVIGDVELAEDVSVWPGTIIRGDVNYVRIGARTNVQDGTIIHVSHHSPYNKAGYPTLIGEGVTVGHGCIIHACTIGDYSLIGMGACILDGARVERHGFVGAGAVVGPGKVVGEGELWVGNPARPARTLSDKEIESLHYSADHYVRLKDEYLG
- a CDS encoding RDD family protein, producing the protein MAAPMLDTYREVVTPEGVPLQLPAAGPVPRAMAWLVDLGVRIAVLVMMSIPLALLDKFGSGLYLVLMFLVYWAYPIVCEALWGRTLGKRALGLRVLSRDGAPVGWMASITRNLLRTVDMLPFGYALGLISSLFDPHGRRLGDLVAGTVVVHAPALYLPPPSTIDSVLAPPQPLRPEEQAALMAFAERAPRLSAARQQELAGIAEPLTGTHGQIGVLRLYAMANWLLGRR
- a CDS encoding stage II sporulation protein M, with amino-acid sequence MKQEQFVARYQQEWQDLEHWLLLRAGASRRTRRKASALALDDTAFPQRYRRLCQQLALARERGYSPQLVQRLQQLMQQGHSVLYRTPPTRWRGALEFLVADFPLLVRSQARSMWVALAMFALPAVACFVLVQVFPDLIHMVMDNRQIAEMERMYDPAAERLGRDSGTDWMMFGHYVMNNISIALRTFASGLLAGLGTLLVLLFNGVTIGAVAGHLQHIGHGSPFWRFVVGHGAFELTAIVIAGGAGLQLGMKLLAPGRRSRLDALVEGGRIGARLCLGVAFMLLVAAFIEAFWSSIAEVPAWGKFSVAGVLWAGVLLWLWRGGRRGGNAN